The following coding sequences are from one Paenibacillus sp. FSL R5-0912 window:
- a CDS encoding sensor histidine kinase, whose translation MQKKRAKPVYMPLAYKLLISYLLLVLTPVIGIGSYAYVSSVRSTEEHTRSNLEVAVRQIASNVDYRLKDVVRSTDELYADQTLSRYLTGYHSGWEKYSIMSQYILPRLENAANLPDPEVKLSVYVSNPNVGEFYYNESAAGDVRKYSLFHMDRIKNEDWYRGLKLHYGSYEWRQVGNDRMDASISYLRPLINYDTLQLNGLIKMTANMKYIFSDAGSGQLGEDSILFIVDNDNRLLFISSRNKVKPDLLPSAASGYIQQPESYMQIRQPVTNMPASVVAWIPYSSLQKNSQQVRNVTIGICLITLILLFLISLVMSQYFARSFQKLIASLKSFKEGDFHKRMPVQGNDEFAEIGSAFNDMASTIQRLIDEVYVVNLEKKETELQVLHSQMNPHFLYNTFSSISRMAKLGEIDKLHEVIRSLARFYRLTLHRGEMIIPVEQELQIAESYLDIQRIKNVDRIQVAYDIAPEVLESESVKFILQPFVENALEHAWYDDEISLIIRAYREGADMIFEVEDNGLGMKEELIGQILEPAGQGIGYGIRNVDQRIQLQYGKQYGVAIHSSLGEGTLIRLRFPCRPYQSVQDEA comes from the coding sequence ATGCAGAAGAAGCGTGCGAAACCCGTATACATGCCCTTGGCCTACAAGCTGCTTATTTCCTATCTGCTGCTGGTGCTGACACCGGTTATCGGCATCGGAAGCTACGCCTATGTCTCCTCCGTGCGTTCCACTGAGGAGCACACCAGAAGCAATCTGGAGGTGGCTGTCAGGCAAATTGCCAGCAACGTCGATTACCGGCTGAAGGATGTTGTCCGCAGCACCGACGAGCTGTACGCGGATCAGACCCTCTCGCGTTATTTGACAGGTTATCATTCCGGCTGGGAGAAATATAGCATCATGTCGCAGTATATTCTTCCCAGGCTGGAGAATGCTGCGAATCTGCCGGACCCGGAGGTCAAGCTGTCCGTATATGTCAGCAACCCTAATGTCGGAGAATTCTATTACAACGAGAGTGCAGCGGGCGATGTCCGTAAGTACTCTCTATTTCACATGGACCGTATTAAGAATGAAGACTGGTATAGAGGGCTAAAGCTGCATTACGGCTCCTATGAATGGCGGCAGGTGGGCAATGACAGGATGGACGCGAGCATCTCCTACCTGCGTCCCCTGATCAATTACGATACACTGCAGCTGAACGGCCTGATCAAGATGACGGCGAATATGAAGTATATCTTCTCTGATGCCGGCTCCGGGCAGCTGGGCGAGGACAGCATCCTGTTCATCGTGGATAATGACAACCGTCTGCTCTTCATAAGCTCCCGCAACAAGGTTAAACCGGATTTGCTGCCCTCAGCCGCTTCAGGCTATATTCAGCAGCCGGAATCCTATATGCAAATTAGACAGCCCGTTACGAATATGCCCGCCAGCGTGGTGGCTTGGATTCCCTATTCTTCACTGCAGAAGAATTCACAGCAGGTCCGAAATGTGACCATCGGCATCTGTCTGATCACTCTGATCCTGCTCTTTCTGATCAGTCTGGTGATGTCCCAGTATTTTGCACGGAGCTTCCAGAAGCTGATCGCTTCCCTGAAGTCTTTTAAGGAAGGGGATTTCCACAAGCGGATGCCGGTGCAGGGCAATGATGAGTTTGCGGAAATCGGCAGTGCTTTTAACGACATGGCTTCAACTATACAGCGGTTAATCGACGAGGTCTATGTCGTCAACCTGGAGAAGAAAGAGACCGAGCTGCAGGTACTGCATTCCCAGATGAATCCGCATTTCCTGTATAACACCTTCTCTTCGATCAGCCGGATGGCCAAGCTGGGGGAGATCGATAAGCTGCATGAGGTCATCCGTTCGCTGGCCAGGTTCTACCGGCTGACGCTGCACCGCGGGGAGATGATTATTCCCGTGGAGCAGGAACTGCAGATTGCCGAGTCTTATCTGGATATTCAGCGGATTAAGAATGTGGACCGTATCCAGGTGGCTTATGATATTGCACCGGAGGTTCTGGAGAGCGAGAGCGTGAAGTTTATTCTGCAGCCGTTTGTGGAGAATGCGCTGGAGCATGCCTGGTACGATGATGAGATTTCGCTGATCATCCGGGCTTACCGGGAAGGTGCGGATATGATCTTCGAGGTGGAGGATAACGGGCTCGGGATGAAGGAAGAGCTAATCGGGCAGATTCTGGAGCCTGCGGGCCAAGGAATCGGCTATGGCATCCGCAATGTGGATCAGCGGATTCAGCTGCAGTACGGCAAGCAGTATGGCGTAGCCATTCACAGCTCGCTTGGTGAAGGGACATTGATCCGGCTCCGGTTTCCCTGCCGCCCGTATCAATCTGTGCAGGACGAGGCCTAG
- a CDS encoding potassium channel family protein, whose translation MKAQQFVVIGLGRFGSSLALELMSMGYEVLGIDHQEERVEEMTGKLTHAVMADATDEGIMRSLGVRNFDCGVVAIGDNMERSILAAILLKELGVKQVVGKAISILHGRALSKLGVDRVIFPERDMGIRVAHQLVTPNLLDYIEISKDYKIVELTVPACMDGKSLAELNTRGKYGCSIIALNREDGIIVAPTAHDYVHQGDIMVVIGSNDSIGEFEDEAVNAD comes from the coding sequence ATGAAAGCACAGCAATTTGTTGTAATCGGCCTGGGCCGCTTCGGTTCAAGTCTGGCGCTTGAGCTGATGTCCATGGGCTATGAGGTGCTTGGGATTGACCACCAGGAGGAGCGGGTGGAGGAGATGACCGGCAAGCTGACCCATGCGGTGATGGCGGATGCTACGGATGAAGGGATTATGCGCTCCCTCGGGGTGCGTAATTTCGACTGCGGAGTTGTGGCGATCGGGGATAATATGGAGCGGAGCATTCTGGCTGCAATTCTGCTCAAGGAGCTCGGCGTCAAGCAGGTGGTCGGCAAAGCCATCTCGATTCTGCATGGACGCGCATTGTCGAAGCTGGGCGTGGACCGGGTGATTTTTCCGGAGCGTGATATGGGAATCCGTGTGGCCCACCAGCTGGTGACACCAAACTTACTGGACTATATTGAGATCTCCAAGGACTACAAGATCGTTGAGCTGACGGTGCCTGCCTGCATGGACGGCAAAAGCCTCGCAGAGCTGAACACACGGGGCAAATACGGCTGCAGCATTATTGCCCTGAACCGCGAGGACGGCATTATCGTTGCCCCGACCGCACACGACTATGTGCATCAGGGGGATATCATGGTGGTGATCGGCTCCAATGACAGCATCGGGGAGTTCGAGGATGAAGCGGTGAATGCGGATTAG
- a CDS encoding helix-turn-helix domain-containing protein: MKKTPMILQLALILFCIMAIPTAILTWYSGSQIIQNSEVAIGESTLAGLNASRKLNENALANLAQDTSRLAATNIFDRIRSFETYDEINANYNNVSLALSVTKELLNLNRRVDGVYSSYFYLNDSDYVFSTDNSITTLERYESIDWINEALEGRRGISGVWVPRKLESGENVVSYVYPLNRLSSTTRGIIVVNLKESQIGKYLHATESGDSNYLLLDSDGKVISFNDQSLLLSDGLKLPFLQEILNQGASEGYTFRELDGKRMVYAWSRSALSGWWNVSWSSMDELMIRSRDMKGNIILLTGAIILLGTLLAIFLATWLSRPLRQLVRTIRSKSDLGVVNKNELAFLNMAFKRMQEEEESLFQLLQEREQDTRSLAVHRLLRGEIPPRITEAFPEVCYRVVVVSIDQYRRYVGNTNVETRSYHRYLLNAKYESFFPEGILARSVYHNDGCIVIVLNFAPDESGEKEELLRQALEQIRDQSLEMLEHSVTIGVSDLADAPERVALRLFEAMEVIKHRMINGAGSIMYWHDEEEGSRKYLDSESSERRILNFLDAGDLAGIFKELQSIRSQIASEENISYDNIMFIYYQLMGATIKHLRENHISTGRMVMGRGNVYSILAAMDTLDELEEYLHGFFTEIVQSLDRSTCETNHAERIIHYLKKNFREEIVFEDMAKEIGISYSYMRKIVYEQTGNSMIDFVNQLRIEKAKELLLDTECSIKQIAAEVGYYNVQSFNRFFRKYEGMPPSSYKSAKSKSS, translated from the coding sequence ATGAAAAAAACACCGATGATCCTGCAGCTGGCACTGATTCTATTCTGCATCATGGCAATTCCGACAGCGATTCTGACATGGTACAGCGGATCACAGATTATACAGAACTCAGAGGTAGCCATTGGAGAATCCACGCTTGCCGGGCTGAATGCGAGCCGCAAGTTAAATGAGAACGCGCTTGCCAATCTGGCTCAGGACACGTCGCGTCTGGCGGCGACGAATATTTTTGACCGTATCCGCAGCTTTGAGACCTACGATGAAATTAACGCAAATTACAACAACGTGAGCCTGGCACTCTCCGTAACGAAAGAACTGCTGAACTTGAACCGCCGGGTAGACGGTGTGTACTCTTCGTACTTTTATCTGAATGATTCGGATTATGTGTTCTCTACTGACAACAGCATCACGACGCTGGAACGGTACGAGTCCATCGATTGGATCAATGAAGCGCTTGAAGGACGCAGAGGTATCAGCGGGGTTTGGGTTCCCCGTAAGCTGGAGTCGGGAGAAAATGTTGTATCGTATGTGTATCCCCTCAATCGTCTGTCATCCACAACCCGCGGAATTATCGTAGTCAACCTGAAAGAGAGCCAGATCGGCAAATATCTGCATGCAACAGAGAGCGGAGACAGCAACTATCTGCTGCTGGACTCGGACGGCAAAGTCATTTCCTTCAATGACCAGTCCCTGCTGCTCTCCGACGGCCTAAAGCTGCCTTTCCTTCAGGAAATACTGAACCAGGGAGCTAGTGAAGGCTACACTTTCCGCGAACTGGACGGCAAGCGGATGGTGTACGCCTGGAGCCGCTCGGCATTGTCCGGATGGTGGAATGTAAGCTGGAGCTCCATGGATGAGCTGATGATCAGATCACGGGATATGAAGGGGAATATCATTCTGCTTACCGGAGCTATCATATTGCTCGGGACGCTGCTTGCCATCTTTCTTGCAACCTGGCTGTCCAGGCCCCTCCGGCAGCTGGTACGGACGATCCGCTCGAAGAGCGACCTGGGTGTGGTCAATAAGAATGAGCTGGCCTTCCTGAATATGGCGTTCAAACGCATGCAGGAGGAAGAGGAAAGCCTGTTCCAGCTGCTGCAGGAGCGTGAGCAGGATACCCGGAGTCTTGCTGTTCACCGTCTTTTGCGGGGTGAGATTCCGCCTCGGATCACGGAGGCTTTTCCGGAAGTATGCTACAGAGTTGTTGTGGTGTCTATCGACCAGTACCGGCGGTATGTAGGCAATACCAATGTGGAGACACGCAGCTATCACCGGTATCTGCTCAATGCGAAGTATGAGAGCTTCTTCCCGGAGGGGATACTCGCCCGCAGTGTATATCATAACGATGGCTGTATAGTGATTGTGCTGAACTTTGCTCCAGATGAGTCCGGGGAGAAGGAGGAGCTGCTCCGTCAGGCGCTGGAGCAGATCCGGGATCAATCCCTCGAAATGCTGGAGCATTCAGTCACGATCGGGGTAAGTGATTTGGCTGATGCACCCGAGAGGGTTGCCCTGCGGCTGTTTGAAGCGATGGAAGTCATCAAACACCGGATGATCAACGGGGCGGGAAGCATTATGTACTGGCACGATGAAGAGGAGGGCAGCCGCAAATATCTCGATTCCGAGAGCAGTGAGCGGAGGATTCTCAACTTCCTGGATGCCGGTGATCTGGCGGGGATATTCAAAGAGCTTCAGAGCATCCGCAGCCAGATCGCTTCGGAAGAGAATATTTCCTACGATAATATTATGTTCATCTACTATCAGCTGATGGGGGCAACGATCAAGCACCTCCGCGAGAATCATATCAGCACAGGCCGGATGGTTATGGGCAGAGGGAATGTGTACTCCATTCTTGCTGCAATGGATACACTGGATGAGCTGGAGGAATATCTGCATGGTTTCTTCACTGAAATCGTACAGAGCCTGGACCGCAGCACGTGTGAAACCAATCATGCGGAACGAATCATTCATTATTTGAAGAAAAATTTCCGTGAAGAGATTGTGTTCGAGGATATGGCCAAGGAAATCGGCATCAGCTATTCTTATATGCGCAAGATCGTCTATGAGCAAACCGGCAATAGCATGATTGATTTTGTGAATCAGCTGCGGATCGAGAAGGCCAAAGAGCTGCTGCTGGATACAGAATGCTCAATCAAGCAAATCGCAGCAGAGGTTGGCTATTATAATGTTCAGAGCTTCAACCGCTTTTTCCGTAAATATGAAGGCATGCCGCCAAGCAGCTACAAATCGGCCAAGAGTAAGAGCTCCTAG
- a CDS encoding ATP-binding cassette domain-containing protein → MTGTEKKHEAAVIPSGAKLDLSHVSKIFRGGQGVHDISLSLEPGMIHGLIGANGSGKSTLLSLIAGQRFADSGLVTYGGVHVNEHAAALSQICLVKTYERSWENYSLKEIYKFASIFYPYWDEPLARELMDKFQLKGSKNYQQLSRGGQSMAGIIKGLASRAPLTLLDEPVIGLDASMREIFYRTLLEDYSNYPRTFVMTTHLIEEAENLFERMVYLKRGRIAFQGPVEDFAANAVYASGPATVLEKLLGDVRVLHSERLGGKLLLALENLSGPAEHRMLQDQGIELSPVPLQKLFVYLTLRDAENSQGGGNR, encoded by the coding sequence ATGACGGGTACGGAGAAGAAGCATGAAGCAGCGGTAATTCCATCCGGCGCAAAGCTCGATTTGAGCCATGTGAGCAAGATTTTCCGCGGAGGCCAGGGCGTACATGATATCTCGCTGAGCCTGGAGCCGGGGATGATTCATGGACTGATCGGAGCCAACGGCAGCGGCAAAAGCACCCTGCTCTCCCTCATTGCCGGCCAGAGGTTCGCAGACAGCGGACTGGTCACGTATGGCGGCGTTCACGTGAATGAGCATGCAGCGGCACTAAGTCAGATCTGTCTGGTCAAGACCTATGAACGCTCCTGGGAGAACTACTCATTGAAGGAAATCTACAAGTTCGCCTCGATCTTCTACCCCTATTGGGATGAGCCGCTGGCCAGAGAGCTGATGGACAAATTCCAGCTTAAAGGCAGCAAGAATTACCAGCAGCTGTCACGCGGTGGCCAATCCATGGCAGGGATCATTAAGGGGCTGGCCAGCCGTGCTCCGCTGACGCTGCTGGATGAACCGGTAATCGGCCTGGATGCCTCGATGCGCGAAATCTTTTACCGGACCCTGCTTGAGGATTACAGCAATTATCCACGCACCTTTGTAATGACTACACACCTGATCGAAGAAGCGGAGAACCTGTTTGAACGGATGGTTTATCTCAAAAGAGGTCGTATCGCCTTCCAAGGTCCTGTAGAGGATTTTGCCGCCAACGCCGTCTATGCTTCCGGGCCCGCTACCGTGCTGGAGAAGCTGCTGGGGGATGTCCGCGTACTGCACAGTGAACGCCTGGGAGGCAAGCTGCTGCTTGCGCTTGAGAATCTCTCCGGCCCCGCCGAACACAGAATGCTCCAGGATCAGGGCATTGAGCTGTCTCCGGTTCCGCTGCAGAAGCTGTTCGTATATCTGACGCTGCGCGATGCAGAGAATTCGCAAGGAGGCGGAAACCGATGA
- a CDS encoding TrkH family potassium uptake protein, with protein sequence MASPFSKIKGFKFLKLSPPQILVIGFAAMISIGTLLLMLPLSSVTGHPLGFIDALFTATSAACVTGLVVVDTGTYFTGFGQAVILVLIQIGGLGFMTMATLFALLLKRRISLRDRLILQEAMNQSSMEGIVRLIRKVLVYSLVIEAAGAAVLTIRWAVDMPLSRALYYGLFHAVSLFNNAGFDLFGGYRSLTGYVADPAVNLATIFLIVSGGIGFIVMSDLVEFRRTRRLSLHSKVVLSMTGGLIFTGMVVIFIFEFTNTRTLGPLNFGGKLWAALFQSVTPRTAGANTLDITGLRQATQFFIIILMFIGASPGSTGGGIKTTTFTLMVGAVISMLRGREDIVLFRYRLAQERVFKALTITLLALLLIVAVSMVLSTTEDRAFLMILFETTSAFATVGLSLGLTPELTQVGKILICLTMFAGRLGLLTLAYALGPKQGKPLYKYPEGKMIIG encoded by the coding sequence TTGGCTTCACCATTCTCAAAGATTAAAGGATTCAAATTTCTGAAGCTCTCTCCGCCGCAAATTCTGGTGATTGGGTTTGCTGCTATGATTAGCATAGGTACCCTGCTCCTTATGCTCCCGTTGTCCAGTGTAACCGGGCATCCACTGGGCTTCATCGACGCGCTGTTTACGGCTACCTCTGCAGCCTGTGTGACCGGACTGGTCGTTGTGGATACGGGAACCTATTTCACCGGATTCGGACAAGCTGTCATTCTTGTACTCATTCAAATTGGCGGACTGGGCTTCATGACCATGGCCACTCTGTTTGCGCTGCTGCTGAAACGCAGAATCTCGCTGCGCGACCGGCTGATTCTTCAGGAGGCTATGAATCAGAGCTCGATGGAGGGAATCGTGCGGCTGATCCGCAAGGTGCTGGTATATTCCCTGGTGATTGAAGCTGCCGGAGCAGCCGTGCTGACCATCCGCTGGGCCGTTGATATGCCGCTGAGCCGTGCGCTATATTATGGTCTGTTTCATGCAGTATCATTGTTTAATAATGCCGGGTTTGATCTTTTTGGCGGCTATCGCAGCTTGACCGGATATGTAGCTGATCCTGCGGTAAATCTTGCAACGATATTCCTGATTGTATCCGGCGGTATCGGCTTCATTGTCATGTCGGATCTCGTGGAATTCCGCCGTACGCGCAGGCTGTCTTTGCACAGCAAGGTGGTGCTGTCGATGACCGGGGGACTTATTTTTACGGGGATGGTCGTCATCTTCATCTTCGAGTTCACCAATACCCGCACTCTTGGGCCGCTGAATTTCGGGGGCAAGCTGTGGGCTGCCCTGTTCCAATCGGTCACTCCCCGGACGGCCGGGGCCAATACGCTTGATATCACGGGGCTGCGGCAGGCAACGCAGTTTTTCATTATCATTCTGATGTTTATCGGTGCCTCTCCAGGTTCAACCGGCGGCGGAATCAAGACGACGACCTTCACGCTGATGGTCGGAGCTGTAATCTCTATGCTGCGCGGGCGGGAGGATATCGTACTATTCCGTTACCGGCTGGCCCAGGAGCGTGTGTTCAAGGCGCTGACCATTACGCTGCTGGCCCTGCTGCTGATCGTTGCGGTCTCGATGGTGCTCTCCACCACGGAGGACCGCGCTTTTCTGATGATTCTATTCGAGACAACCTCGGCGTTTGCCACCGTGGGGCTGAGTCTGGGACTGACGCCGGAGCTTACTCAGGTCGGCAAAATCCTGATCTGCCTGACCATGTTCGCCGGACGGCTTGGACTCCTGACGCTGGCCTATGCACTAGGGCCAAAACAGGGTAAACCTTTGTATAAGTATCCGGAAGGCAAAATGATAATTGGATAA
- a CDS encoding GntR family transcriptional regulator: MGIQMDDNRPIFVQIAELIENDIIDGTVPEETQVPSTNQFAAFYSINPATAAKGVNLLVEQGILYKKRGIGMFVAAGARSELTNKRKQQFYEQYVVAMIREAAKLGITTEQLSEMIRKGDENR, encoded by the coding sequence GTGGGTATCCAGATGGATGACAACCGGCCGATTTTCGTGCAGATTGCGGAGCTGATTGAGAATGACATTATCGATGGAACCGTGCCTGAGGAGACACAGGTGCCTTCCACAAACCAGTTCGCAGCCTTTTACAGCATCAATCCGGCAACGGCGGCCAAAGGTGTGAATCTGCTCGTAGAGCAGGGAATCTTGTATAAAAAGCGGGGGATCGGAATGTTTGTTGCAGCGGGAGCACGCTCCGAGTTGACGAATAAGCGCAAACAGCAGTTCTATGAGCAATATGTGGTGGCAATGATCCGTGAGGCCGCGAAGCTGGGCATTACTACGGAGCAATTGTCTGAAATGATCCGTAAGGGGGATGAGAACCGATGA
- a CDS encoding response regulator, whose amino-acid sequence MYRAVLVDDENYDLEGLRCLIPWSELGIEVVCSESNPLAALQYIENHEIDLLITDIRMPVVSGMELSRLALELNPVLKIVFISGYQEFHYAKQALDLKAHAYILKPVDDEELIGVLRTATAELNLERSKGPEDGGVMASFDFIKNDVLQHLLEGSIDGATLGAFLARYPLDLAFSSASAVLIEADDVLRRVQEHPEEVYAGLDRLFQYIGTEIESAGAGKWCRLNRSQLGFVYTGQRLELEEWLQQLVLKVRGHTAYTITVSYGAEVCALEALTSSFSQAKAYMNGKMFLGKNRVIPPVMNKPGMTQDIKELSVVLEGMFGAMAGYRLADICDCIDELFAMAALFEHPVKVYHFSIHIVTRLEAYLGTLNETYESLEQMDAIHHLETVDDIKRWLRYTLFQISEILFMKKQHKNRRLMEQIEVYIQERLTENLTLRLVASHFAYSPNHLGVLFKEHTGESFNEYLVRIRMEKAILLLDQHQYKIYEVADKVGYKNIAYFSRQFREYFNITAADYRKQS is encoded by the coding sequence ATGTACAGAGCCGTCTTGGTGGACGATGAAAATTATGACTTGGAGGGTCTGCGCTGCCTGATTCCCTGGAGTGAGCTTGGCATTGAAGTGGTCTGCAGCGAGAGCAATCCGCTTGCCGCTCTTCAATATATCGAGAATCATGAGATTGACCTGCTGATTACGGACATCAGGATGCCCGTGGTTTCCGGCATGGAGCTGTCCCGCCTGGCGCTGGAGCTGAATCCGGTGCTGAAGATCGTGTTCATCAGCGGATACCAGGAATTTCACTATGCGAAGCAGGCGCTTGATTTAAAGGCGCATGCCTATATTCTGAAACCGGTTGATGATGAGGAGCTCATCGGCGTGCTGCGCACTGCGACGGCTGAACTGAATCTTGAGCGGAGCAAAGGTCCGGAAGACGGCGGCGTGATGGCGTCCTTTGATTTCATCAAAAATGATGTGCTGCAGCACTTGCTGGAGGGCAGTATTGACGGTGCGACACTGGGGGCCTTTCTGGCCCGGTATCCGCTGGATCTGGCCTTCTCCAGCGCCTCCGCGGTGCTGATTGAGGCAGATGATGTCCTCCGGCGGGTGCAGGAGCATCCGGAGGAGGTCTATGCCGGTCTGGACAGGCTGTTCCAATATATTGGGACAGAGATCGAATCCGCCGGTGCCGGGAAATGGTGCCGGCTGAACCGTTCGCAGCTTGGTTTCGTGTATACCGGGCAGCGTCTGGAGCTGGAGGAGTGGCTTCAGCAGCTGGTGCTGAAGGTTCGCGGGCACACTGCTTACACTATTACTGTGAGTTATGGAGCTGAGGTGTGTGCTCTGGAGGCGCTGACCTCATCTTTTTCCCAGGCCAAGGCATATATGAACGGCAAAATGTTCCTCGGCAAGAACAGAGTGATTCCCCCCGTAATGAACAAGCCGGGAATGACCCAGGATATTAAAGAGCTGAGCGTTGTGCTGGAGGGAATGTTCGGGGCTATGGCAGGCTACAGGCTGGCTGATATTTGCGACTGCATCGATGAGCTGTTCGCGATGGCGGCCCTGTTTGAGCATCCGGTGAAGGTCTATCATTTCTCCATTCATATTGTCACCCGGCTTGAAGCCTATCTGGGGACGCTGAACGAAACCTATGAGAGTCTGGAGCAAATGGACGCCATTCATCATCTGGAGACGGTGGATGATATTAAGCGCTGGCTGCGGTATACGCTGTTCCAGATTTCCGAGATCCTGTTCATGAAGAAGCAGCATAAGAACCGCCGGCTGATGGAGCAAATTGAGGTCTATATTCAGGAGCGGCTGACGGAGAATCTTACCTTACGGCTGGTGGCCAGCCATTTCGCCTATTCACCGAACCATCTCGGGGTCCTGTTCAAGGAGCACACCGGCGAGAGCTTCAATGAGTACCTTGTGCGGATTCGGATGGAGAAAGCGATTCTCCTGCTTGATCAGCATCAATACAAAATCTACGAAGTGGCTGATAAGGTGGGCTACAAGAATATTGCTTATTTCAGCAGGCAATTTCGTGAATATTTCAATATTACCGCAGCCGATTACAGAAAGCAGAGCTGA
- a CDS encoding CPBP family intramembrane glutamic endopeptidase codes for MNSVGQPLQQRPLTTKLILAGILGLIVFVMFQVAPQLIQGSGEDTAMISKSEVQDKAAAFAAQQLGHEAGVKDEWIVLYKTDASFYGYMSREKLLEDYTKNKLDQRYPYDVYHAALYTAGEADALLSVDVNMYTGEVVAFARGADADAAAGLDYGEVPAKVVTNPASTANTVSSEADLPLERKENLARPWLQLWGANPAKLQIEANSAEYGLVYTESSVKVGESTLHYNFNFSGGEVSYFRAGFSAPAWHDAYVDEQTSLANKLTLFGYGLPTLLLGILALIYSILRREHTSWRRGIFLSSAHFLIMMVSSYNVLPESGGDSATARITAALMFIIFVLYSLLMSSLLYFSLVGGDGLWRKEGLNPWPRAKEPGYGQYVLDSIRAGYVWAFILLGVQTFMFIILSFALDNWSTTDASQSPYNMKYAWLLPIVAWLAGLSEEAVYRLFGIRMLKKLVKNTFIAALITTLIWALGHTLYPIYPVSSRPIELTVIGLLFSYIFLRYGFIAVMFSHVVFDSILMGATLIFMQDKVNIGAGIVTIILPFIVGYIVYRFNPPRNTEQAEPVQPLT; via the coding sequence ATGAATTCCGTCGGCCAGCCCCTACAGCAGCGGCCCCTCACCACCAAACTTATCCTTGCTGGAATTCTTGGACTTATTGTGTTTGTCATGTTCCAGGTCGCCCCCCAGCTCATCCAGGGCTCCGGTGAGGACACAGCAATGATCAGCAAAAGCGAAGTTCAAGACAAAGCCGCCGCATTCGCAGCACAGCAGCTCGGCCACGAAGCTGGGGTCAAGGATGAATGGATTGTCCTATACAAGACAGATGCCTCTTTCTACGGCTATATGTCCCGGGAGAAGCTGCTTGAGGATTACACCAAGAACAAGCTGGATCAGCGGTACCCGTATGATGTCTACCATGCGGCTCTCTATACTGCAGGGGAGGCGGATGCCCTGCTCTCGGTGGATGTCAATATGTATACAGGAGAGGTAGTGGCTTTTGCCCGGGGAGCCGATGCCGATGCTGCTGCAGGACTAGATTACGGGGAAGTGCCTGCAAAAGTTGTAACTAACCCTGCTTCAACAGCAAACACTGTAAGCAGTGAAGCGGATCTTCCCCTTGAGCGAAAAGAGAATCTGGCCCGCCCATGGCTGCAGTTATGGGGAGCAAACCCCGCCAAGCTGCAGATAGAAGCTAACAGTGCTGAATACGGGCTTGTCTATACGGAGAGCTCGGTGAAGGTCGGAGAATCTACGTTGCACTATAACTTCAACTTCTCCGGCGGAGAGGTCTCCTATTTCCGTGCCGGATTCTCTGCTCCCGCCTGGCATGATGCTTACGTAGACGAACAGACCTCTCTGGCCAACAAGCTCACCTTATTCGGCTATGGTCTGCCTACATTGCTTCTGGGGATTCTGGCGCTGATCTACAGCATTCTACGCCGGGAACATACCTCTTGGAGGCGCGGGATCTTCCTGAGCTCCGCCCACTTCCTGATTATGATGGTCAGCAGCTACAATGTACTTCCTGAATCAGGTGGAGACAGTGCCACAGCGCGTATCACTGCCGCTCTGATGTTCATCATCTTTGTTCTCTACAGCCTGCTGATGTCATCGCTGCTCTACTTCTCACTGGTCGGAGGCGATGGGCTGTGGCGCAAGGAGGGTCTTAATCCCTGGCCCCGCGCCAAAGAGCCCGGTTACGGCCAGTATGTACTGGACAGCATCCGTGCCGGCTATGTATGGGCATTCATCCTGCTCGGCGTGCAGACGTTCATGTTCATCATTCTGTCTTTCGCCTTGGATAACTGGTCCACCACGGATGCCAGCCAGTCTCCCTACAATATGAAATACGCCTGGCTGCTGCCGATTGTCGCCTGGCTTGCCGGTCTCTCTGAAGAGGCTGTGTACCGGTTGTTCGGTATCCGGATGCTCAAGAAGCTCGTGAAGAATACCTTCATCGCTGCACTGATCACTACGCTGATCTGGGCGCTCGGACATACACTCTACCCGATCTATCCGGTCAGCTCACGGCCGATTGAGCTTACGGTAATAGGTTTGCTGTTCAGCTATATCTTCCTGCGCTATGGCTTCATCGCCGTGATGTTCAGCCATGTGGTGTTTGACAGCATCCTGATGGGGGCTACGCTGATCTTCATGCAGGATAAGGTGAACATCGGCGCCGGTATTGTCACGATCATCCTGCCGTTCATCGTCGGCTACATCGTGTACCGCTTCAACCCTCCGCGCAATACGGAGCAGGCAGAGCCGGTCCAGCCTCTGACTTAG